The stretch of DNA TCAGGTTGGGCTACATCAATGTCATCATAGACCTCGGGGTCATACGCTCCCTGAGTGTGAGATATCTTCAGTGAGTTAAAGTCAATTTCCACCGAGGTGGTCTTCACGTAGCCAACTGGAAGAGAAAAATAGCATATGAGTGAGATTTACTGTCCCTGCTTGTCCCTATGCAGTCTTACTCCATGTCAACAAGAATAGAAAttttaacaaacaaaagaaaaggaggggGGGCAAAACATGCTGAGCAAAAGCAAAGATACAGTAGTTGAACACACTTGATCCATCTTGTGTCCGTCCCAGCCATTTGCCCTCTGGGTTGCCCTGGACACGGATGATGTCTAGAGAGTCTCCTTGCTTCAGAGCCAGGTCGGTCTTGCTGCCTTTGCAATCCCCACGGGCCTTTCCTTGCTGAATGACCTGCAGGGGTCCAACCAACTAACATACACAGCCACATACAGTTAACATGATTAACATGGAAACATAAGGATATTGTTAGTCTTTTTATCTAAACCTCAGCaaaaaaatccatccatttcccATAGTGTTAAGATACTTGATTAAAGTATTCTGGCATCCTTCAAGTCTTTTTCACCCACTTTGAACTTCTTCCTGGCATCTTGTTCCTTCTTCTCACGTTCCTTCTGCTCCTTTTTCTCAGCCTCCAACCGTTTTTTctcctccttatcgtctttcttcttttcttggcTTTTTTCAGCTTCATCCCTTTTGAGGCCAAGAACACACAGTTGGCAAAAGGCTGAAAAATTATGTAAAGTGATCCACATATGCATGCAAAATGAGGAGCTTACTGCAACACCATTAAGATAACAATAtgtattttgtttgttatttcctTTTGACAGCCAAATAACTGTAAAATCCCTCAATACCTTTACAAAAATGTCCATGTTATGAATTTATTCAGGTTATTTTCTATTGATGGCAAGTAGAATATCTTTGTAAGATTATATGATGAAGATTCACCGATAGAGTTTGGAAAAATTAAAGACAATTAATGTTTAATCGAGTGCAAATATACAGTTGGAGACCTATTTGATCATGGCTACATACTTGATGGCCCTTAAAAAAGCTATTTAAAATTGAACGTGAACTATTTTTGTTAAAGCTGACATGCTTCCGCGTCCTTATTTTAATCATTTGAATTATGCCAGACACAGaaagataaatgaataaatgaaaacttGCAGTGTTGCAAAGCAACCACCAGAGAGTAGTGTTGGTAAAGTTTGACAGGCATGGGACTTAAAAGTAATACTTCTTACACATGCTCTCAAAATGAAGTCATAAATGCAAACATTAAGCGAGAAAGTTTTTTCAGCTTTGCATCTATGCTGGTCCAAACCCTGCAACGTTCCTGACTTCGCTTACTGAACAAAAGTCCCACATTTCAGTTCACCCACAAAATGAACTAACAAATGAGTATTAGAAATAAGTGTGAACTTGCTTGAAATAATAGACAGCAATTGCCAGGACACAGGTGATAGTTTAATATATAACATTCTCTCACCATCGCTCATCTAGCGGCTCATACATATCTCCTTCATCATCACTTTCCTCCTGGGCAAAAAAGACAGACAAGAAAACAGTAAGACCCACCGTGCCTTTACCTTAAATGTGCCCTCCAAACACCAACATGTGTGGGTTGTATACTCATGTCAAGGTTTATTTCGAACATATTGCTATATACTTTAGATCATATTCTTAATTCTTCACATAATGCTGATATCTTACATGATTAATTTCTTCTGGAGAAGATGAAGAACAAACTACTGTTGCTTCTTTACAGAGCACCCAAATACACTTTAATTCTGAGGTAATCTCCTTATCTGACTGAAGAGTCCCTCTAACTGTGTCCATATGTCACTAAAGTATATACCTACAAAATTTCTTTATACTTTaattcattatcatttcattctTATTTTCTATATTTACTTATTTGTTGCTCTGAACTATATGATTTCACTTCATCGTGCTGCAGTGTCTCTTCGCCAGTAGAAATGTGTCTTTCTGGTCTGCCCACATCTGCACATAACCCTGCATGCAAAGCTGTGTTTATGTAAGAGCAGATCATTCTGCATGTGTCTCACCTTTGCCCTCTGACTCGGGTGGCCTGCAAAACAGAAACAGTAAAACAAGATTACAAGAGAATTTCATCCCTGTGAATAAAACGCCACTATTGTGATCCATTGTGTCTGATGTCTGTCTGACAGTGTGTTGTCTGAACAGTTTATCTGCAGAAGTTCATACTGTTCTTTTCTAAACTAAATAAGGCTGTCATTGCAATTATCCAAAGAGGCTGACTGAGACAGATATCATCTGCATATAACTAGCCAAATGTGGGTAAAACAGGCTGTGCAAGTAGCACACGACAACTAATACCTTATAGTTCCTTTTATGAAAATATGTAACCATGTTACAAAGTTCAGCAGCACACAACCATTTTACGCCTTCCTGCGGTGTTAACTTGTCTTGCAACATGGCAGCTGCGAAATATGACATTTAATTAAACAGTGACCATTACTGAACCTGTAGATGGCGGCAGAGGCGGAGGAGCACTGCTCGGTTCATCAACATCATCATAAACATCTTGCTGGTTCCTGAGGAGCACAGTTAGGATGCAGCTGCTGTCAAGTGTAGTTCTACCCAGAAAACATGCATCACAGTGTAAACATTATTGTTAACACGCTTGCGTGGCATACATGAATCCAGGATGGCGTGGTGGCAGGCTGGGCAGCATGGCCTGAGAAGGTGCAGCTGGAGTCACATGGCTGCCATGGTTACTTGGGTGGGAGGTTGGAGGAGTTGGGATGATGGGTTTCCTAAAACCAGGAACTAGAGCAAAACAACATGGCTTTAAAGCAGAGTCTTACCAGTGCCCTATTGTGACTGTCGCACAAGTGGAGCACTACATATGTTGATAAATTAATAAACAGATAACTGTGGAAAGTGTGGAAAGTGACGCAGAAAACTACAGCACATTCAACTTTAAATGGCATTCGTCTTGTTTGTATGACGCCAATTCCAAACAGGTCGGgaagctgtgtaaaatgtaaatttagAAAGAAATATTGAAAGTGAGTGATTTTACTATTTTATCATAAATCtaagctcatcttgaatttagtGGCAGTCGGACATCTTAACAAATTGGGacagggccatgtttaccactgtttAGCGCCACACTTCTTtgaacaacagtctgtaaacatctgggaactgaggagaccaattGCTGTACAGTATGTCTCATACAAGACTCGGCTACTCAACAGTCCCGGATCTTCTTTGTCGTATTTCGTGTTTCACGGTCAAATGCTTTCAGATGGGGAAagctctggactgcaggcaagCCAGTCCAGCACCCAAACTCTGTTGTagtatgttgtttttctgttgtagtAGATGCAGTATTTGCTTTAGGATTGTCTGGCTCAAATACGCATTTTCGATGGTGAGTGTATGGGCATATGTTGTTCTTGAACAACAGATATTAGAGACTCTGCCACTCTAAGTTGCTATTTTTATTcccaatcatgttactgacctgtcaccagttaacctaatcGGTTCTGCACAACAGTTTCTGCACATTACACAGAGTTGAAATGTTTTGGAGCTGCTGCTGTAACATCACGGTAACATCAAGGTAACATCAAGGTGAAAAGTAACTGAGTCGTAAAAAGTTCAGAGTTTCCCCCTGAAAGTGAAACTCTTTCAGTGCAGGTAAATATATTTTTGAATGATACCTgggtaaatgtactttattccATTGTAAATAGAGGGGTGGGTGTCAAACTTGAATAACATTTAACGTCAGCTAAGTTTATTCATCAgttctgcaattttttttttcactactgCAGAAATAGTCACAGCATGAAAAGCTCAGGAGTATCGAAGTAATAACGGCATCTGTGCATTTCCTTATCTGTGATGTAGATGTCCTTATCTGACATCTACCACAATGTGAAAAGttccattacaaaaaaaaataattaaaaaaaaaaaaagctctgaaatggttaaatatatatatctctaTCTCATCCAACACTCATGCTTCACTAATGAGTATAAATACATGCTGACCAGGTATGTATTTCGAAACAGCCTCGCATTTGAAACTATCCCTTTTTGCTGGGACGTACTTCCTCATGTGGTGAAATATGTTCAGTTGTCAGAACAGCAGCCAAGGGGGGAGGAGATAGAAGAAACAGGACAGGGAACTTGGTCAGGGTAAATAGAGGAACCAAGTATGTTTCTGTAACTTCTGTCTCTTATCTTCAGCTTTGAAAAACATCAGCACTTTTTAAACTTAAACAAACTCTGGACAGTGTCTGCAAACATTCTTTCGATACTGCTAAGATAGACTGAAAACAGGCAGTATTTAATATTGAAACagtatttttgtgtgtgttactCATTTGTCAAACAACCCAAACTGTACCTCAACCGCTGCATGCTAATAATCGGTAACTAAAACAGTCTTGTGAAGCAAGTCCTTCTTCGCACTCCTCAAATGCTCTAACTTAAACATCACAACTTTGAACTGCTCGTGACATAGAGGAAATGAACTTGAGAAAGCTAAATTAAAAGAACACCTTCAGAAAGTCACAAGACTGACAAACTGTGAACCGCTGCGGCACTTTGGGTAAGAAAAGAGTATGAAAATGcagccaaataaccaaagtatTCATGTACTCCCTGCTTGCTGTCAGACATCTACCACCAGAATCTCCCCTTTTCTTTTCCAGCTCTATTTAAGACATTTGTTCCACACACCATCTTGGTTGTGAGTTAGGTAACAATTCTCTGGTTGATAAGGCCAGCACACATGTATATTGCCACAGCTGTTTGGAGAAGTGAACACGAATATATGAAAATTATTTATCCTACCTAACCCCAGTTTGTAAGAATGCAAAATGTTTATCTCTGATAACTAGGTTGCATTAcaaatgctaaaagctgtaAAAGTCTCAGATAAGATGGCATGGCAGAATATGTTACTTATACAGCAAATTCTAGGTTTTAGGTCAGAACCTAAATTAGTGTTGAGATCTTATCGTTGTATTTGTGTTTAGACTCTTCAATATGGAAATGTGCTTGTGGCTAAATCTGTTACAATGCACCTCTTCTCCTGTCATATTAGTGTTTTTGTTCGTGGCCTATGAAAAATATCCACATGTAAAGCTACAAATGTGGATTAATTCAGGAAGAACGGGGTCTTCTGCATTATATGAATCAGCAATTTTGACTGAATTTCTTTCGTATTTGTTAAACTTCATGGACCAAAAACCCTTCACCAATTTATGTAACAATTTTGGCTTGGTATTTTTTACATTAGAACCTTCATCACACACTGGGTTGTGGAGGTGTTTTGATGCAATTAGGTGGTAAAATGAGCTTTTAACATGCTGTAATGCTTGCAGCTTGCAAAAGTAAAAGTAAGACCTTTCTACTGAATCTAAGTGAAAGATTCTCTCTTTAGTTAAGTGAGGCCATAAAATTTCTGTGACAGAATTTAGGTATAATCAATTTGGTCGTGCCAGCAAATAGTCAGTAGTTTTCTTAAGAATTTTTCTATgttacacacagtcacacacacaaaaatgttaTGCAACTCACCATCTTCAGGGGCTTCAGCACCTCTTTTAATGTTCTCCAGGTCAACTTTGGGGGGTCGGTTAGGTTTAGCAGGAGCAGGACCTAAAGCTAGACTGTTGGGGAGAGGGTTACGCTTTGGGCCTGAAGTAGCGTCGCCATTAATGCTGCTTGCCTGGGGAGAAACCTTTGAGGGCTTCTTTAAGCTTGGCTTTTTGCTATTAGGTGGTTTTGGAGGAGGAGTAATGGAGTTAGTAGCAGTCAGGGGTAATTTGTTAACCCCACCATTGTCTGTCTGCTCAGCTGTGTCCTTCTCCTTGTTGAACATAGTGTGAGCAGTCCTGAAGTTGGAGGTCGGCTTAAAAGCAGCGTTTACTACAGGTGGCGGTTTGTTTGCAGAGTCTGTGTTTGCTCCTGACTGTTCTTCATTCTGCTGCATTAATCTTAAAATGTTGCTGCTGGGCTTTTGCTGCAAACTAGGTGTTTTGGGTGGTGCGGAGCTGGGGTTTAATGCTGTACCCCCACCGCTGTCTTCTTTCACCCAACTGGGCCTGGAGTTAAGTGGTTTGGGAAAGGCAGGTTTGGAATCAGAAAGTGTGGCGGTGAGGGGCGGTTTGTTGAAAAGAGGCTTCTGTACAGGACCTTTGGCTTCAGAAGCAGTCGAAAGATTTGGCTTGAGGGGTGGTCGCTGTTTATTAACAAATACAGGTTTGTTGCTGATGTTGGAACCATCATTGATGTTGGCAAACCTGCTAGCCAGGGCTTTAGCTTTGTTTGGTTCATGTACATCTGTGTCACTCTTAGTGGATGGTGTGTTTTTCAGGAAGGATGGTTTCGGGGGGGTATTTATCGCACCGCCTGAGATGCTTTCCAAGACAGGCTTCTTCTGTACTGCTGGGCCAGTGGAGGTGGTGGGGTTCAGGGGTTGTTTGGTACGTCCACCTGCTGTGGAGGAAGTCTCATCCATGCTTGCCCCACTTGTTTGGAAGCGAGCCATGATTGCCCTAACATCAGCTTTGTTTTCCTGAAAAGATTGGAGCAGGATGAGAGGGATAGTTAATGACAAGAAAATGGTAATTAGAAAATGATCCGATTCAGCTGACACAATGAAGAAGCAAGTTGAAATTTGGGCTTGCTTTAGAACCTCAAcaggcaaaaacaaaaaacaaaacaagtggACTAAAGAGGAATAAAATATACAGaataattcaaattcaaataggTTGCAAATCTGGCAAAAACACATTCTATTTCCTCTCACGACATCTTCTTCACTTTTTGCAAAATGTTTACCCAATTGGTGGGGTTCCTGCTTTCAGTTCAGTTACTAATTACGATTCAGTTAGTTTCTCTTGTATCTACAAGGCCATGAGTCAATCATGGCCAATTTGACACATGCCTAAATCAATTTGACACATGCCTTTGGCTTAGAAGGCATGTGgttaaaacatgttcaaaaaTGTCACCAGGGCAATGACACTGAGCCCCAAATTCATATGTAGGTCAGCACCTTGCATGGCAGCCACTGATATGTGAATGTGTCTATGTAAAACACTCTGTGAACAGAATGAGTTGACCATGGTCATAATTGACATTGAAATTGTTCTATCTTAGCACTGAATAAACTCTGGCCAAAGAGTGTTTGAAGCAAGATTTGcaaataaaaagctaaaagtCCCGGCAGGGTGCTGTAGCTATTGAGTCTCCTATATTTCCATAATATAGGAAATGCGGCACATTGTGGGTAATTTAGTCTATAAAACTGAGAACTGGGAACCATATTCACATACAGTACAATGTAAACTTAACATGCATCTTTAATACAAAATCATTTACACAATGTTTTTCAAAACTTGAAATGAACTGTAACTATGTTGTTTAAAGAGGGATGCTTTTCATAAGAAAACCCAGAAAAGTTCTATCGCTGACCAGTTTATATTGGCTGATACAGGTTTTTAGTGCAGGTAACACCTATATAGATCGTTTTAGCACTTCTCAAACCACAGTTTGCACCAACTTCCTGGCTTGTCTTTATCATTACCACAATTGGGAGTTATAACTTTTCAAATATAATATTCCAAATAAGTAAGAATACTTTTGCCAAGTATTGACGGTTGAAAAGAACATGGTGAATATCTATATTACATCTTTCTTGAAATTAATTTAACTCTGGAAGCAACATTGGTTTATGGTTTGATGTGCTGTAAAGATTTGTCCTGTGTTTACATTGACTGGAAATCTAAAGGAAGGGGTCTATGGTTCTCCTTTGGCTATGACATGCATGATTAGCCATTTAAATGGCTCAAATATGATAGTTTCAATGAGTGTGCTAAAAAACCATGCATGACTAACCATTGGTTGCATCCAAATTGTGCAAAAGGTTGACAGTTTGGTTCAGTGTTAGTTATCGAGCAGGTTCACAGAGTGTCATAATGTGGCGGCAGCCACACCTATTGTAATGAGGCTGGTTTGACTGGAGTCAGGACACCATACCGGGAAATGGAGATAAGAGCATGAGGACACAGTTACACCTATTCCAACCACACAGCAGTGAAAACAAGGGAACATTTCAGAATAGAAAGTTCCAACGTGCAGtgcaaaactaaacaggaaatTAAAAGCCCATGAACATCAGCCAGAGTGTTCGAGTTCAGTCTTTGAATATTGACATTTAAACAAATTCACACAGTTGCAGGTAAAGAAAGGGAGCTGTTTGGAAGTGTAATTCCGATGTAAAAACAGCTTATGCCCAGTTTTACTGTATGAGCTGCTTTCACATAGTTAGCTTCAAAATCACTATGAATAAGATGGATCTCAAGATTTGAGATGCTAATGCTTGAGTAGCCCTTTCTTAACAAGATTAACCATACTTACTTTAAGCTTTTAAAATGGTCTAGAGGAAGTATTTTTTTGGTATTTTCACTTTCAATAGGTTGTAGTCCACAAAGTGCCCCTATGCCAGAAGCTGTTGGCTAACGGATTAAagttaaatatataaaaaatgatttttctaGAACCAACGTAATGATTTCTTATCAAATCAACCAAGTCATTTACAGCCGAAATACAACCATAGAAATATTACTGTACTTTAGTCCTCAGGCACTTTTTGACACAATTTTGATTTCCCTTgagaaaacatgagaaaaaactTAATGTAGTATTAAAGTACAGCTAAATACAGCATGCTATGCTGTATTGGCAGTGCTGTCGGTCCAGACCTTTTGTTTCTGCAAAATAGAAACAATCCTGATAACCACTGATTAATTCCtcttaaatatacatttttggTTCTATCCTGTAGGCATTGTGTTCAATTTGGCTAAAAGCACAGCTTCAGCTTGAGTTTTGAAGGTTTATATATTTGTGTTATTGAGAAGCTAATTATTTTATGGATTTTTTCTTAAACTATATTGTACCTGTACCAGACAAACCGGTCAACAGAGGCGGGGTATGTGTCGCATAAAAGGGTTTTAGGGGAAATGTCACTTCTGTGTCACTGCCAGTAACATCTCTTGTGAACAACAaacctgaaatgtggcaaaatgtTTATTCGGAGGGCAAGAAACAGAGGAATGTTCCTTATATTACTTCTGTTTTTCAACCACAATTAATTATAAATTACCCCATGTGTACCAAAAAAGTTGCAGTTGCTGCTTCTCTAAATATGCTTGCATGGCACTTGTAATTTTGTGAAAACCTGCAAGTCCTGTGAAATACTGGAAAGTCCTCACAGGATGTAATGCAGCTCAATAGAACCTGCTCAGTCACCATTAGAAATGCCAAAAAACAGTCATTACCTACAACATGAACTTAGATAAAAATGCTCATGTTTATAATATAGCTCAGTTTATCCTTTTATTCAATCCGTTGTTTTAGTGCAGGGTTACGATATGAAAAATGATACAGTAGCAGAGAGAACCACAACACTGCGTTCCATGGGAAGACTTCATGTATTGGATGCTTTTTTTGTAGATGAACATAAGAGCCACATCTATGCAAGTCATTAGGAGAAGTTTATCTGAAGTCCATTTGTTGACTGTGCAATAAATGAcacataaaaaaaggaaatcttctGCATCAAACAAAGAGGAAGCACTATTTCTGTTTCCAGTGTGATTAAAAGTGAAGGCAAAGGCAGCTTTGCTCAATCTAGTTGACACAAAACCTTGAACCACCCTCCTAACTGTAAGTTTTTCTTATTCTAcatgaaatgtga from Odontesthes bonariensis isolate fOdoBon6 chromosome 22, fOdoBon6.hap1, whole genome shotgun sequence encodes:
- the fyb1b gene encoding FYN-binding protein 1 isoform X2; the encoded protein is MENKADVRAIMARFQTSGASMDETSSTAGGRTKQPLNPTTSTGPAVQKKPVLESISGGAINTPPKPSFLKNTPSTKSDTDVHEPNKAKALASRFANINDGSNISNKPVFVNKQRPPLKPNLSTASEAKGPVQKPLFNKPPLTATLSDSKPAFPKPLNSRPSWVKEDSGGGTALNPSSAPPKTPSLQQKPSSNILRLMQQNEEQSGANTDSANKPPPVVNAAFKPTSNFRTAHTMFNKEKDTAEQTDNGGVNKLPLTATNSITPPPKPPNSKKPSLKKPSKVSPQASSINGDATSGPKRNPLPNSLALGPAPAKPNRPPKVDLENIKRGAEAPEDVPGFRKPIIPTPPTSHPSNHGSHVTPAAPSQAMLPSLPPRHPGFMNQQDVYDDVDEPSSAPPPLPPSTGHPSQRAKEESDDEGDMYEPLDERWDEAEKSQEKKKDDKEEKKRLEAEKKEQKEREKKEQDARKKFKLVGPLQVIQQGKARGDCKGSKTDLALKQGDSLDIIRVQGNPEGKWLGRTQDGSIGYVKTTSVEIDFNSLKISHTQGAYDPEVYDDIDVAQPDNSAMKGPGVVLPPLPGEEGEIYDDVLDPNLEVRVPPPSQFNANGNSDQPGAAIDEEIYDDVDAQNAPPPPPLSSLPGMRGKSKTDDMDPKKQKKFEKEEKDFRKKFKYEGEIQVLYQVTIVPSLTNKKWSGKELPVKAGEKLDVMVKAVDDKLICRNEDGKFGYVSTSHIVMDDGEIYDDIGGDDCIYDND
- the fyb1b gene encoding FYN-binding protein 1 isoform X1; amino-acid sequence: MENKADVRAIMARFQTSGASMDETSSTAGGRTKQPLNPTTSTGPAVQKKPVLESISGGAINTPPKPSFLKNTPSTKSDTDVHEPNKAKALASRFANINDGSNISNKPVFVNKQRPPLKPNLSTASEAKGPVQKPLFNKPPLTATLSDSKPAFPKPLNSRPSWVKEDSGGGTALNPSSAPPKTPSLQQKPSSNILRLMQQNEEQSGANTDSANKPPPVVNAAFKPTSNFRTAHTMFNKEKDTAEQTDNGGVNKLPLTATNSITPPPKPPNSKKPSLKKPSKVSPQASSINGDATSGPKRNPLPNSLALGPAPAKPNRPPKVDLENIKRGAEAPEDVPGFRKPIIPTPPTSHPSNHGSHVTPAAPSQAMLPSLPPRHPGFMNQQDVYDDVDEPSSAPPPLPPSTGHPSQRAKEESDDEGDMYEPLDERWDEAEKSQEKKKDDKEEKKRLEAEKKEQKEREKKEQDARKKFKLVGPLQVIQQGKARGDCKGSKTDLALKQGDSLDIIRVQGNPEGKWLGRTQDGSIGYVKTTSVEIDFNSLKISHTQGAYDPEVYDDIDVAQPDNSAMKGPGVVLPPLPGEEGEIYDDVLDPNLEVRSLPLKPRGLLRMFDRNRRPASTKVVPPPSQFNANGNSDQPGAAIDEEIYDDVDAQNAPPPPPLSSLPGMRGKSKTDDMDPKKQKKFEKEEKDFRKKFKYEGEIQVLYQVTIVPSLTNKKWSGKELPVKAGEKLDVMVKAVDDKLICRNEDGKFGYVSTSHIVMDDGEIYDDIGGDDCIYDND